Proteins encoded within one genomic window of Methanobacteriales archaeon HGW-Methanobacteriales-1:
- a CDS encoding transcriptional regulator → MNFTTILEEGENTKVEFKESMNENGYKTISAFSNTSGGTLFCGVSDDGNIIGFDCSEESVRKITTKILNKMGIHPLIDCFQEQEIKILKIQIEKNTNPISYNGRYYKRVGSSTTEMRHDELKEFFLRGTNWDGLTGDYGLEEIDPETLETFIKRAVNSGRLLDYTTFDIQEILTQLNLIVDGKLTHAAIILFGKNPQKYFNNALIRVMKFKGEISISDRHIKGNLFQQVQDAEEAIKNVINVEYSINDEIRREEIWDYPLKAIRESLLNSIIHRDYFKHGIQNQIKIYEDNIWFFNPGGLFGGMTLEDLKKPHPSATRNPLIADVFFRAGLVEVFGSGIGRILNSLKDNGLPEAEFKEEFGGFSVYLKKKYIYSRETLKGLGLNENQIIVMNYLKEHESITMSEFKRVSPDVNERTLRRYLSDLVDKDLIRPLGDKKGRKYVIFND, encoded by the coding sequence ATGAATTTTACTACTATTTTAGAAGAAGGAGAAAATACAAAAGTAGAATTTAAGGAATCCATGAATGAAAATGGATATAAAACTATTTCTGCTTTTTCTAATACTTCTGGAGGTACCTTATTTTGCGGAGTCTCTGATGATGGAAATATCATTGGTTTTGATTGTTCAGAAGAATCTGTAAGGAAAATAACCACTAAAATACTTAATAAAATGGGAATCCACCCCTTAATAGATTGTTTCCAAGAGCAAGAAATAAAAATTTTAAAAATTCAAATTGAAAAGAACACCAATCCTATTTCTTACAATGGTCGATATTACAAGCGTGTGGGAAGTTCCACCACTGAAATGAGACATGACGAACTAAAAGAGTTTTTTTTAAGAGGTACCAACTGGGATGGCCTTACCGGAGATTATGGATTGGAAGAAATAGATCCCGAAACTCTGGAAACATTTATAAAAAGAGCCGTAAATAGTGGGAGACTATTGGATTACACAACATTTGATATTCAAGAAATACTCACTCAACTAAACCTCATAGTTGATGGAAAACTCACCCACGCAGCAATTATATTATTTGGTAAAAATCCTCAGAAATACTTTAATAACGCCCTGATTAGAGTCATGAAATTTAAAGGAGAAATCAGTATTTCTGATAGGCATATTAAAGGTAATCTTTTCCAACAAGTTCAGGATGCAGAAGAAGCTATAAAAAATGTTATAAATGTGGAATATTCCATAAATGATGAAATAAGAAGAGAGGAAATTTGGGATTATCCTTTAAAAGCAATTAGGGAATCATTACTTAATTCAATCATTCACCGAGATTATTTCAAACACGGCATACAAAATCAAATCAAAATATATGAGGATAATATCTGGTTTTTTAATCCCGGTGGTCTCTTTGGAGGGATGACCCTGGAGGATCTTAAAAAGCCTCATCCTTCGGCCACCAGAAACCCACTCATTGCCGATGTATTTTTTAGAGCAGGCCTGGTAGAAGTATTTGGTTCAGGTATAGGTCGAATATTAAATTCCCTAAAAGATAATGGCCTTCCTGAAGCTGAATTTAAGGAAGAATTTGGTGGTTTCTCAGTTTATTTAAAGAAAAAGTACATCTACAGTAGAGAAACTCTAAAGGGCCTAGGCCTTAATGAAAATCAGATTATAGTTATGAACTATTTAAAAGAACATGAATCTATTACCATGTCTGAATTTAAGAGGGTTTCCCCCGATGTTAATGAGCGGACCTTACGGCGTTATTTATCGGATTTAGTGGATAAAGATCTTATAAGGCCCCTTGGGGATAAAAAAGGAAGGAAGTATGTTATATTTAATGATTGA